The Lepidochelys kempii isolate rLepKem1 chromosome 20, rLepKem1.hap2, whole genome shotgun sequence sequence gccggggggggggtgaagcCCCCAAGGGAGGCATGGCATGACAGTGGTCAGCTGGGCCAGATTTGAGTGGCGTGGGACCTCATGCACCAGGTCGCCCTAGCTCTGGGGAGCGGGCGGGGAATCGACTGGTGCTTTTCTCTGTGCGGTCACTCGACCTTAGGGGGGGCGGGTAAGTAACCTCCTTAGCCGAAAATCCTGGGCGCACCTCTGGCGAGAGCCTTGGGGGCGGGGCCTGCTTTCCGGGGTGCTGGTCAGAGTCAATGGTCTGGCAGCCCCTTTGGGCCCTAACCGCGATGAATAACCCTATGGGCCCGCAGAACCCAGTGCTGACGAGCCGCCGGGGCGGGAGAGGCGTGCACAGACCTGCTCCCGCGGCCCCTGGCCCGCCGCAAAGCTCACAGCCTGGCTCGCCTTACAACCCCGCGCGCTGTTTATTTCCTTTCGCCCCGTCTGCCGGCCGCCCGCGGCGTGGAGGTGGCTTTCGTGCATTGCAGGGACGGCTGCGGCCGGCGCTGCCCCTCGCCCGGGCAGGTCTGCGGCGCAAAGGGGGCGAGGCCAGGCGCTGCGCCCAGCTGGAACGCGCCGCGGCCCACGCGCGGCCCTGCAGCCTTGCAGCGCCTCTCCTCTTATGAATGACTCCATTCACGCGGCCCCTCCCACCGCcgcaggccccgccccttcccccttgGAATGTCTGGAAGGCCGCCACCCTTGCTATTGGCCGGCCAAGGCCGGTGGGCGGGGCGCTGGCGGTGGCAGTATAAATAGGGAGCCGAAAGGGGCCGGCGTAGATGCTGTTCGGGGTGGCTGGGTGATGCATGTGCTCGGCGCGGTTTGCTGAGCGGCGGCAGCGGAGCTCAGGCTGCCGGAGCCGCTGAGCCCTCGGGGCGTCCTTTCCTCTGGCCCGTTGAAGTCCGCGATGGAACAAGCGTCTCTGCTCAGCTTTGTTTTCCTGCTGTGCCTTGCGCTGGTGAGGGGAGGGATCTTCCGGCTCCTCCTGGGGGTGGGCGggcggatcctcagctggtgtaagtccgTCGCTCCCGTTGACTCGAGGCTGACTCTCACCGGCCGAGGGGCTCGCTTTGGGGGCGTCCAAAGTCTGCGCCGCTGTCTAGGGAGCCGGTTTCCATAGGGGGCAACTTCTGAGGGATCCCAGCTAAGGAGCTGGGTCCTGTTGAGACCTGATCTGGCCTTTCCTCGCCTGGACTTCACGCAGCGCTGGGTGTTCTGCAAACCTGGCTACTGACGTGTTTTTTCTTtgaggtgcttaactttaggttCCTGAATCTGGGGATTTTTCTGCTCGATGCTCCTCTCCATCAGTGGGCGTGACACTGGTTTAGGTTAGCTGAAGATCCGGCCTCCTGAGCTCACTTGCTTTGGTGTAAACCTGGAGTCACTTCCTGTGCTGCTGCTCtagatttaaactagtgtaaacaaGATCAGGAGTCACTCCAGTGGGATCTGTGCTagcctgagagcagaatttgatcctgaGGTGttcgtttttttttcttctaaattacTTCCCTAAATCCCTTATCTCGTCTCTGTCTCGATGGTGGTGACTTTGATCCTGGCTGGATTTTTATTGTTGAGGTttagtggggggggagggggggaaatgcagaTCCTCTGAGAAATGCAGCTGCACCTAGGAAACTATTTTAGTGCCACCTCCCATAAAAAGAGGCCTCGCTCATCCATCCCAAAATAGTCCCTCTTTGAAGTGCTTGCCcagctttttggggggaggggaatgtttgGACTCAGCAGGGCTTGTCTATTTAAAACCTCCAAAACCTTTTTGTAGGACCTACAAAAATGTTGTTGTTCtgtccctcttccccacctctaaCATGGCGTCTATTCAAAACCAGCTGGGACTCCTTTTTTTCTAGGTCTTGCCAAAATATTATCCCTCATCCAAGGGCTTTCTTTGCCTGTAGGTGGCGTGTCGTTGCCCTCTGCAGTGTCtttgcccccccagcccaccccattGTGCTCCTGGGGTCAGCATGGTGCTTGATGGCTGCGGGTGCTGCAAAATCTGTGCCAGGCAGCTGAACGACGACTGCAGCAAACACTGGCTGTGTGACCCCCACAGGGGGCTCGAATGCAACTTTGGAGCGGACCCGTTGGCCAGCAAGGGCATCTGTCGGGGTAAGCAGGCTGCTGGGACTGGCacagggtgtgtggggtggggggcacatcCTCATTTACTTTCTGTCTACATCTCTGGGGGGGGTACCCTGATTCCAGATCATCAGGGAGGATGGGGGGCAAATACCCCCACCCCAATATAAACTCTGCTTGTGACAATCCCCCCACCCTAAAAGAGTGAGATGAACCCCCACATACAGACCCTGCTGGCAACACCCCCGTCCCTCTGGTTCTTGAGCTAAATAAGAGGATCTTTTTTTAATGTAGGGGACAATGAactcttttcccctcctcccccacagtccAACAGATCTAGCCCCTGTCCTCGCCTAGGAAAGGTGTTAATTGGGTACCAAATTGGCATGGAGGAGGTGTCCACCTGTCTGAACTGGTGGAATTCCCATCCCAGGGGTAATGACAGGGCCTAGGGTGTCTCCTGGAGCCTCCCTGTCAAAGAGCAAAGTGGTGGTACTGTAGGTCCTTCAGTAACCATGCCCAGCTGATGCACTGCACAgggcaggtggggagaggagccCAGGACAGTGGAGGGGGCCTGTCACTGATGCTCCACCAACCCCTATGATTGACTGACACACACCCCACCCGCCCCAGCACCAACTTCCCAGGCTCTATtccaagcgggggggggggggggggttcatgcCAGCCCCATGGGGCAGTGGGATGGGTGAGTGCCTGCCCCACAGGAGTCCAGGATGGTGTAAATGGGGGGACGGGGTCTCCCTTTGAGCTCTCACTGGCTGAGAAGGCAATCCGGCTCAGGGTGTCTTGAAAACCCATCTCCCCTGCCATGCTGGAGCTGACTGCCTTGGGGAGACTGTCTCCCTTGATCACGTGTGTGTCAATAATACCCTGGTGTGACAGAGGATGGGGGATGGCTGGCTTAGGAGTGGGGACACACGTGTGCTTCTCTTGGATTCAACCCCCATGTACAtctggagggcagggcagggggcatggcACAGAGCCCAGAAAGAGAAGTTCATTCAGCAGCCTGTTCAAGCATGGGGAGACCGAAGAGCAAGGCGTCCCCCCTGCTGGCTTGGGGTGGGAGAGCGTCGCTGACCTGTGCCCCCCTGCCCGAGTGTGGATGGGCTCAGGTCCAGGTCCAGAGGGGGGGTGGTGGGAAATCTGGAGCCTGTGAGCTCAGGGCTCAGGAATGTGTCCAGGAGAGTGAAAAGCCGGGCCAGGGATCCAGAGCCAGCCACATTCCTGCAGGGATTGTACATTTGCCCCTCCATCCTTGGAAATCTGCCCCCCTCACCCTTTTctcctgtgggggtgggggaggtaatttTTCCCCTGGTCCTGGCGGGCAAGGGAGCCTGAATCCAGCATGagggtctcttttttttttttttttttcttttcccctgctGTTGCAACACGATCCATTCCTGGCCCTTGTGATCCCGGCCCACATCCTGTTTTCCGGAGCTATTTAAAGCTGGGGCTCCTCTCTAAAATCTCTTGCTCCTGGGCCCTTAAGGGGAGCAGCAGCCTCAGTCCCTGCTCCAACACTTGGGTCTGGCCCAATGGTGTGGTCTAAGGATGAAGCACCTGtactcccctgccccacacaccctccctccccccccaagatcCATCCACGTCCTTCATCCTGCAAGGTCACTCAgcatcagcagctcccattggcctctcCAGGGCCTGGAATGCTCTGGCGATGGGCTGTGAATTCCCTTAGAGGTGAGGTTCCTTCCTTATTTTGGGGGGCACCCTAGTCACCACGCTTAAAGGACCCCTGccacaggagggggctccagccctggacCTCTGATGGGAATGGTCCAATCCTGAACCATGCTGTGCCCCCCCTTAACAGGCTTGACCCCCCCCAAGTCCTCTCTAGTCCCCAGTGCAAGATGCCCCAAGTCTCTAATCAAATCTGATGCCTGCACAACAATCCCCAGCTGGGCATAGGCCTGTGCCAGGAGGTAAGGGCATGGATGCCCAAGCACCATGCTATAGCTGCACCAGGGTGCTGCTGACCCCCAGTCCATGTGGAGCAACTGATGCTGCAAGTTGTCTGGCCACTGCCGTGGTTCTGCCCCTCTCCCACAATGCAATGCTTCTGAGCAGCAAAGTACCCGGAGACCCTTGTTGCTCTGGGGCCACAATGCCAAGCCAGCATGTggctttggaggggtgggggagttagGAGCTGGGCAGACCAGCAGTGGGTTCCTAGGACATTTGGCTATCTTGACATGAAAGAGGTGGAGGGATCCACTAGGGAGTGGGTGCCCCTCTTGGGCAGCTGACTAAGGAGCCTCTTGGGGGCCCTGCTGTGTCCCCAGCCAAACAGGAAGGCCGGACATGCCAGTACAACGGGCGGATCTACCAGAACGGTGAGAACTTCCAGCCCAGCTGcaagcaccagtgcagctgcattgaCGGTGCTGTCGGctgcctgcccctgtgccccCTGGAGATGCCcctggcctccctcagctgcCCTGACCCACAGCTGCTCAAGGTGCCTGGCCAGTGCTGCAAGAAGCTTGTGTGCGGCAAGGGGGCTAAGAGGTTTGGGGAGGTCTCCTTTGAGGGCAGGGAGACCAACAGCAACGAGCTTGTCTACGTGGGCAAGGATGGGCACTGGAAGAACCTGCCAGGTGAGTGCATGAGGGGTGGGCACCAGAtaaagggctggggagggggtgcccACCCACCAAGGAGCCCAGGATGAGATGCCAGGGCTGGACAAGAAGTGGTGGGTGTTGTGGGATAACCCCTGATTTGTAGGGTGCTATCACCAGCTAGCAACAAGCTCAAGTCTGATGTACCCGTCCTGGTAGGGTGACTAGGAATGGTGCTTCACCCACCTCCCCAGGCTAATGCTCCAACTCCTCCTGTCATTTAGCCTGATTGTCTGTTCTGGGAGAaaatctctcctccctccccccaccagcaggGAACTTCCTCAACTGGTAGAAGGGCTCTGCTCTCACACTAGGGAATGGATCAGGGCACAGCCAGAGCCTGTTGTGCTGCGGCTAGTCTCTGCTCCCCAGGGACCACAGAGGGGCAGAgcgtaaattagagcagcctctagGCAGCTCTAAATGCACATCTGTGGCTGGACTGGAAGGTATCTTTGCCTCCAGTTTCCCCACATTGCATAGGCTGGGTGCATGCTTCCGTGCATACTTCATTTAGACTGGGACCCTGCTGGCTGCAGTAGGAACATAAGGCTGGAGgctagtccctgccccaagagttGGAAATCCACATTGGCTGTTTGAGTGCCCAGGAATGGCAGGTGCTGTGGTCAATGGCACCCAAAGGGCTCGGTTCACCGCTGCTGGGAAGCAGTGGCAAAGTTAGTAGGagggtgtggggagcagggcatggCAGCCTCTAGGGATAAGTGTGGTGCCTTTTCAAGTGGATTATGCAATTGACAGGAGGGGGCACCTGCCCCCCATTTTCCCATGGGGCCGGAGAGTGCGCTTGCCTGGCAGCAACAGTGCctgtccctggggctgggcctggctccctgctcctggTGGTGTGATGTGGTGCACAGGGTCAGGTGACACCCCACCATCATCCCCAAGGGCCAGCGGGGCCAAACCTGCATGGcactgtgaccccatgtgccaggctGCAACACAGGGAGCTGAACCCAGCCCCGtgggcaggagctgctgctgggtgcCCCACCAGTGACCTGTTGCACCCCCGGTTGCAAATCCTGGCTTGGCCACCCCTCAAGAGGCGGCCCAACTGGCCATCAGCTGAATTCCCCTCTGCAAGTTCAAGAGGGCAGCAGAGGAAGCTGCGTAACCAGCCCCCAAATCCAGGGGTGCTGGGCAGGCAGAGTCCCTGGGGCAGTGCAGGACTTAGGGTCTGCTGTGAAGGGGTCATGAGCAGGTTGCACTTCCATTCTCCCCTTCTAGGACCAGCTCCAGAGTTGGGAATGGGGCAGGACAGAGACGGCAGCTTTAGTCGGTTGCCCTATATACCTTGCAGCTCATGCCAAGCTTCTAGGCCTGGCTTTGCTGCGGGAGCGTGTGACTGAAGGGCAACCTGAAATTCCCAGGTCCTGGCTTGATGGCAAGCACCCCCTGCTGGTGAGCCTGTGTATTAACTGGGctccctctctccttctccaGCCTGGGCACCTCTGTTCAAGGCCCATTCGGTGCTGAGGAAATGCCTAACCCAGACTACGGACTGGTCTCCCTGCTCCAAGACGTGTGGCCTGGGTGCCTCCACCCGGGTCACCAACAACAATCCCCAGTGCAAGCTGGCCAAGGAGACGCGGCTGTGTCAGATCCGACCCTGCAGCCAGCCTGATTTCACCAAGCTGAAGGTGGGGCTGGGATCCCTACctgtggggcagtgggggggataGGCTGGGAGGTCCTTGACCTTGCCAAGGGAGGTGGGGACAGCCTCTAGAAGTGGTGTTGGAACAAGGAGCTTGCTATCCTAGCAAAGGActccaggggggtgggggtgtttcaGGAGGGGCTAGGAATCAggactcttgggggggggggtatctcCTGCTCCAGGGGAGTGgcatctagtggttagagcagagctGGTAGGGGAGGACTCTTGAGTTCTCTCCCTGGTGCTGCCACTGGCTCACTGTggccttgaatcatagaatatcagggttggaagggacctcagaaggtcacctagtccaaccccctgctcaaagcaggaccaatccccaattaaatcatcccagccagggctttgtcaagcctgaccttaaacttctaaggaaggagattctaccaccttcctaggtaacgcattccagtgtttcaccaccctcctagtgaaagtttttcctaatatccaatctaaagctcccccactgcaacttgagaccattactccttgtcctgtcctcttctaccactgagaacagtctagatccatcctcaatcatttttgttgccctttgctggactctctccaatttttccacatccttcttgtagtgtgggtcccaaaactgaacacactactccagatgaggcctcctcaatctcaaatagaggggaacaatcacgtccctcagtctgctggcaatgcccctacttgtatatcccaaaatgccattggccttcttggcagcaacggaacactgttgactcatatccagcttctcgtccactgtaacccctaggtccttttcctcagatctgctgcctagccattcagtccctaatctgtagcggtgcattggattcctctgtcctaagtgcaggaccctgcacttatccttattgaacctcatcagatttcttttggcccaatcctccaatttgtctaggtccctctgtatcctatccctgccctccagtgtatctaccactcctcctagtttagta is a genomic window containing:
- the LOC140900642 gene encoding CCN family member 1-like isoform X1; translation: MEQASLLSFVFLLCLALVACRCPLQCLCPPSPPHCAPGVSMVLDGCGCCKICARQLNDDCSKHWLCDPHRGLECNFGADPLASKGICRAKQEGRTCQYNGRIYQNGENFQPSCKHQCSCIDGAVGCLPLCPLEMPLASLSCPDPQLLKVPGQCCKKLVCGKGAKRFGEVSFEGRETNSNELVYVGKDGHWKNLPAWAPLFKAHSVLRKCLTQTTDWSPCSKTCGLGASTRVTNNNPQCKLAKETRLCQIRPCSQPDFTKLKKGRKCLRTQKAQEPVHYVYAGCKSLRKYQPSYCGSCLDGRCCVPLRTRTLAVPFHCPDGASFTHSVMVIHSCQCGPAHCQPLNEPAMHPQHRLDEDTHKFLE
- the LOC140900642 gene encoding CCN family member 1-like isoform X2, giving the protein MVLDGCGCCKICARQLNDDCSKHWLCDPHRGLECNFGADPLASKGICRAKQEGRTCQYNGRIYQNGENFQPSCKHQCSCIDGAVGCLPLCPLEMPLASLSCPDPQLLKVPGQCCKKLVCGKGAKRFGEVSFEGRETNSNELVYVGKDGHWKNLPAWAPLFKAHSVLRKCLTQTTDWSPCSKTCGLGASTRVTNNNPQCKLAKETRLCQIRPCSQPDFTKLKKGRKCLRTQKAQEPVHYVYAGCKSLRKYQPSYCGSCLDGRCCVPLRTRTLAVPFHCPDGASFTHSVMVIHSCQCGPAHCQPLNEPAMHPQHRLDEDTHKFLE